In the Gossypium arboreum isolate Shixiya-1 chromosome 10, ASM2569848v2, whole genome shotgun sequence genome, one interval contains:
- the LOC108455331 gene encoding uncharacterized protein LOC108455331 → MGPVSYQLELPSKLDQIQDVFHVSKLRRYRSYPMHIILAEEIKVRLDLISEEEPIQILDRDVKVLRTKSVPLVKVLRCNHNFEEATWEPEEAMRQQYQYLF, encoded by the coding sequence ATGGGACCGGTTAGCTACCAACTTGAGTTACCTTCAAAGTTGGACCAGATTCAAgatgtgttccatgtctctaAGTTGAGGCGATATCGCTCTTATCCTATGCACATCATCTTGGCTGAGGAGATTAAGGTTAGACTAGACCTGATTTCTGAGGAGGAGCCGATTCAGATTTTAGATCGCGATGTGAAAGTTCTGAGGACGAAGTCTGTTCCACTGGTTAAGGTGCTAAGATGTAATCACAATTtcgaggaagctacgtgggaacccgaggaggcgaTGCGACAGCAATACCAATATTTgttttga